From a region of the Nonlabens dokdonensis DSW-6 genome:
- a CDS encoding efflux RND transporter periplasmic adaptor subunit, translating into MKKLSILFISLFILTSCGDKAPTVDELIATGDTQVIAQKKTELLNQKKELENEIKAIENYLDKNSVQKDGALVSISTVQDTMFNHFIELQGSVDTKQNITLMPETAGILTNVYVKEGQRVSKGQRLAKIDDGGMSQSIEQMKVQAQLAKTTFERQERLWNQKIGSEIQYLQAKANYEAQENAIKSMQQQLAKTIITAPFSGVIDDVITEQGNTVSPGMTQILRIVNLNNMYIEVEVPETYISSVNEGTNVKVEFPVLGKTVESNVRQTSSFINPANRSFRIEIPVENKEGAIKPNLTARLKINDYTNKEAILIPLAVISENQNGDQYVMIASDLKSGDQFDTAVAKRRVIQTGKTSENMIEITDGLEKGDRIIVEGARSVKEDQQIRIKKA; encoded by the coding sequence ATGAAAAAATTAAGCATTTTATTTATAAGCCTTTTTATACTCACCTCATGTGGTGATAAAGCGCCTACCGTTGACGAGTTAATCGCAACAGGAGACACTCAAGTAATAGCTCAAAAGAAGACAGAACTACTCAATCAAAAGAAAGAGTTGGAAAATGAAATCAAAGCTATTGAGAATTACCTTGATAAGAATAGTGTACAGAAAGATGGCGCACTTGTAAGCATCTCAACAGTACAAGATACAATGTTCAATCACTTCATTGAGTTACAAGGTAGTGTGGACACTAAACAGAACATTACCCTAATGCCAGAAACCGCAGGGATTTTAACTAATGTCTATGTAAAAGAAGGACAAAGAGTCTCAAAAGGACAGCGCCTTGCAAAAATTGATGACGGTGGAATGTCACAGAGCATTGAGCAAATGAAAGTACAAGCGCAACTTGCAAAAACTACTTTTGAGCGTCAAGAGCGATTATGGAATCAGAAGATAGGTTCTGAGATTCAGTATCTACAAGCTAAAGCAAATTATGAGGCTCAAGAAAATGCGATTAAATCTATGCAACAACAGCTGGCAAAAACGATCATTACAGCACCTTTCTCAGGAGTTATAGATGACGTTATAACAGAACAAGGAAACACAGTAAGTCCAGGCATGACTCAAATTTTGAGAATTGTGAACCTCAATAATATGTACATAGAAGTAGAAGTTCCAGAAACATATATTTCTTCCGTTAACGAAGGAACAAATGTAAAAGTAGAGTTTCCAGTTTTAGGCAAAACTGTAGAAAGCAATGTGCGACAGACCAGCTCTTTCATTAATCCAGCAAATAGATCCTTTAGAATCGAAATCCCGGTAGAAAACAAGGAAGGCGCTATTAAACCTAACCTTACGGCTAGACTTAAAATTAATGATTACACAAATAAAGAGGCGATATTAATTCCACTGGCTGTAATTAGTGAAAATCAAAATGGAGATCAATACGTGATGATTGCTAGTGATTTAAAGAGTGGTGATCAATTTGATACCGCTGTCGCGAAAAGGAGAGTTATTCAAACTGGTAAAACCAGTGAAAACATGATCGAGATCACCGATGGCCTTGAAAAAGGAGATCGCATTATAGTTGAAGGTGCACGTAGTGTTAAGGAAGATCAGCAAATAAGAATCAAAAAAGCTTAA
- a CDS encoding TolC family protein → MNYKFLYVWVFSVLAFAKAHSQQTSTQDSYSFTLEEAINYGLENNYQAINAKRDIAKALKQKWETTSTGLPQINAGIDYNYNVKTPVIVLPGIFFDDNAAPGSFTAIPGAPRQTANLNATLSQLIFDGSYIVALEASETFLDFSENANNKAKLEVRKGIINAYGGVLLTQENISIVERNLTTLNKNLEETTKIYENGLAEEEDVEQLRITKAQLENQLNSAKRQEDIALDMLKLALGINLDQEIILEEDLAALAIQNMDPSLNEETLNLENNADFQIATNFTEQRRLEYKLERAKALPTLSGFLNYGIQSFGEDFVFFDGDNRWFGQSVAGVSLSVPIFSSLGRQARTDRAKIAWDQAKTDLDRTTQEILLNYQTALNNYQIAIDNYRTNKENLTLAERIENKNNIKFKEGIATSFDLRQAQTQLYSTQSNYLQSMFQVISEKANLETILNTPEFIKQN, encoded by the coding sequence ATGAACTATAAATTTTTATATGTATGGGTTTTTAGTGTTCTCGCTTTCGCGAAAGCGCACTCACAACAAACCTCTACTCAAGATTCCTACAGCTTCACGCTAGAAGAAGCCATTAACTATGGACTCGAAAATAATTACCAAGCCATCAATGCCAAAAGAGACATCGCAAAAGCATTGAAACAGAAATGGGAAACCACATCTACTGGATTACCGCAGATTAATGCTGGTATCGATTACAACTACAACGTGAAAACGCCTGTGATTGTTCTACCTGGAATATTTTTTGACGACAACGCAGCTCCTGGTAGTTTTACAGCAATTCCTGGTGCTCCACGACAGACGGCAAATCTCAACGCAACATTAAGCCAATTGATTTTTGACGGTTCATACATAGTAGCTTTAGAAGCTTCAGAAACTTTTCTTGATTTTTCTGAAAACGCAAATAACAAAGCCAAACTTGAGGTAAGAAAAGGAATTATCAATGCTTACGGTGGAGTGCTTCTTACACAAGAGAACATTTCTATCGTAGAACGTAACCTAACTACACTAAATAAAAACCTTGAAGAAACCACTAAGATTTATGAAAACGGTCTTGCCGAGGAAGAGGATGTAGAACAGCTTAGAATCACTAAAGCGCAACTAGAAAACCAACTAAACAGTGCAAAAAGACAAGAAGATATTGCTCTTGATATGTTGAAACTGGCTTTAGGAATCAATTTAGATCAAGAGATCATTCTAGAAGAAGATCTAGCTGCTCTAGCTATTCAAAATATGGATCCTAGCTTAAATGAAGAAACATTAAATCTAGAGAACAATGCCGATTTCCAGATCGCAACAAATTTTACTGAACAGAGAAGGCTAGAATACAAATTAGAACGAGCCAAGGCACTTCCTACGCTGTCAGGATTTCTGAATTATGGGATTCAATCGTTCGGAGAAGATTTTGTGTTTTTTGATGGAGATAATAGGTGGTTCGGTCAGAGTGTGGCAGGAGTAAGTTTATCAGTTCCTATTTTTAGTTCTTTGGGAAGACAAGCCAGAACAGATCGCGCAAAGATAGCTTGGGATCAAGCCAAAACTGATTTAGACCGTACGACTCAAGAAATTTTATTGAATTATCAAACTGCGCTTAATAATTACCAAATCGCAATTGATAATTACAGAACAAATAAAGAAAATCTTACACTTGCTGAGCGTATAGAAAATAAAAACAACATCAAGTTTAAAGAAGGTATTGCTACAAGCTTTGATTTAAGACAAGCACAAACTCAATTGTATAGTACGCAATCAAATTACCTACAGAGCATGTTTCAAGTTATAAGTGAAAAAGCAAATCTTGAAACCATTCTCAACACACCAGAATTCATAAAACAGAACTAA
- a CDS encoding TetR/AcrR family transcriptional regulator: MATIKEHIIQTSLDLFLTLGFKSVTMDEIATKLGMSKKTLYNHFKNKNQLVDVSSLQLCTHICNGVDQIVDGENENAIEELYTVKKFVMEHLKGDDTSPVYQLQKYYPDTHKKITDMQYAHMENCIKKNVTRGIEKGLYRDNIDADFVARMYFIGIQGIKNLNIFPAQKYPVNELYDQYLDYHIRGIVTPQGRKILNKITNSNHD, encoded by the coding sequence ATGGCTACAATTAAGGAACATATTATTCAAACATCACTAGATTTATTTCTAACACTTGGTTTTAAAAGTGTAACAATGGATGAAATTGCTACCAAGCTAGGAATGAGCAAGAAAACCTTGTACAATCATTTTAAAAATAAAAACCAACTGGTTGATGTTTCCTCCTTACAACTGTGTACTCACATTTGCAATGGTGTCGATCAAATCGTAGATGGTGAAAATGAAAATGCCATTGAAGAGCTTTACACCGTGAAGAAATTTGTCATGGAACACTTGAAAGGAGACGACACATCACCTGTTTATCAATTACAAAAATACTATCCTGATACTCATAAAAAAATTACCGATATGCAATATGCGCATATGGAAAATTGCATCAAGAAGAATGTTACGAGAGGCATTGAAAAAGGATTATATCGAGATAATATAGATGCTGACTTTGTCGCTCGTATGTACTTCATCGGTATTCAAGGCATCAAAAACCTAAACATATTTCCTGCTCAAAAATACCCTGTTAATGAGCTTTATGATCAGTATTTAGATTACCACATTAGAGGAATTGTAACTCCGCAAGGACGTAAAATATTAAACAAAATCACCAACTCAAACCACGATTAA
- a CDS encoding polyprenyl synthetase family protein: protein MNTLKSLRTTFLEELKSKVTATEPAGLYDPVHYILDLGGKRLRPLLTLMSAEMYGATAKDAMNAAIAVEVFHNFTLLHDDIMDAADLRRGKETVHKKWDVNTGILTGDAMLIMAYRLFEDYDKDKFYQLNKVFSRTALEVCEGQQHDVDFETRDDVSVPEYLNMIKLKTSVLVGCALQMGAIIAGVDEKEQELIYDYGINLGLAFQLMDDYLDAFGDPETFGKEVGGDIRENKKTYLYLKSIENNDCATELKEWFALHFENMTEEQIDEKKETVKVFFEQSGGAKATLDAIESYTQKALKNIEELSIAPESKKQLTDFSLQLMGRKS from the coding sequence ATGAATACATTGAAATCCCTTAGAACTACATTTTTAGAAGAGCTCAAATCAAAAGTTACTGCTACAGAGCCAGCTGGATTGTACGATCCAGTTCATTACATACTTGATTTAGGCGGTAAACGTTTACGCCCGTTACTGACTTTAATGAGTGCTGAAATGTATGGAGCTACTGCCAAAGATGCTATGAACGCTGCCATTGCGGTTGAGGTATTTCATAATTTTACATTACTCCACGATGATATCATGGATGCTGCAGACTTGCGACGTGGTAAGGAAACAGTGCATAAAAAGTGGGATGTCAATACTGGAATCCTTACTGGAGATGCCATGCTTATTATGGCCTACCGTCTTTTTGAAGATTATGATAAAGATAAATTTTACCAGCTTAATAAGGTCTTTTCAAGAACAGCACTTGAGGTTTGTGAAGGACAGCAGCATGATGTTGACTTTGAGACGAGAGATGATGTTAGTGTTCCAGAATATTTAAATATGATCAAGCTTAAGACATCTGTTCTTGTAGGTTGTGCTTTACAAATGGGTGCTATTATTGCAGGAGTTGATGAAAAAGAGCAGGAACTTATATACGATTACGGAATTAATCTTGGGCTTGCATTTCAATTAATGGACGATTATTTAGATGCCTTTGGAGACCCAGAAACTTTTGGGAAAGAAGTAGGTGGAGATATACGAGAGAATAAAAAAACCTACTTGTATTTAAAAAGTATTGAAAATAATGATTGTGCTACAGAACTTAAAGAATGGTTTGCCCTGCACTTTGAGAACATGACTGAGGAGCAAATAGATGAGAAGAAAGAAACGGTAAAAGTTTTCTTTGAGCAAAGCGGTGGCGCAAAAGCAACTCTAGATGCTATTGAGTCATATACCCAAAAGGCCTTAAAAAATATCGAGGAATTATCTATCGCTCCAGAAAGCAAAAAGCAATTAACTGATTTCTCATTACAATTAATGGGACGTAAAAGCTAA
- a CDS encoding ATP-dependent DNA ligase translates to MKQFAELIRTIDGTNKTNLKVAALTNYFKKASDDDKLWTIAILSHRRPKRPVNTTLMREWATQISGVPMWLFEESYHIVGDLAETIALILPTSNESSDKSLSQIIKEIIDLRSKDESEKRDYLQNNWLQLNYYERFVFNKILTGGFRIGVSQKLMTRALANATGIDKDVLAHKLMGSWTGENTTFQELVYEDNEVAMRGKPYPFYLAYAIEGEVDELGDISQWSAEHKWDGIRSQTIIRSGELFVWSRGEELVTDKYPEFQKFISTIPDGTVIDGEILPFKDGLIMNFNDLQTRIGRKTVGKKLLKDVPVVIVAYDLLEWKGEDLRDLPFEKRRAILDQLVLDLNKKEEGLPQEEKTPLLLSETMSFNSWGDMSQERDLAREKRSEGLMIKRKDSPYLVGRKKGDWWKWKTDPFSVDAVLTYAMRGHGRRANLFTDYTFGLWQDGELVTFAKAYSGLTDAEFRKVDAWIKKNTLERFGPVRSVTPHHVFEIAFEGIAPSKRHKSGVATRFPRIVRWRKDKPMEEANTLDDLKALIP, encoded by the coding sequence ATGAAACAGTTTGCAGAACTTATTAGAACCATAGACGGCACCAATAAAACAAATCTTAAAGTAGCTGCATTAACCAACTATTTTAAAAAGGCAAGTGATGATGACAAGCTATGGACCATCGCTATTTTATCACATAGAAGACCTAAAAGACCAGTAAACACCACTCTCATGCGGGAATGGGCTACTCAAATAAGTGGCGTTCCTATGTGGTTATTTGAAGAAAGCTATCACATAGTAGGCGACCTTGCAGAAACCATCGCTCTTATTTTACCTACCTCAAATGAATCCAGTGATAAAAGCCTTTCACAAATCATTAAAGAGATTATCGATTTAAGATCAAAGGATGAATCTGAAAAACGAGACTATCTACAGAATAACTGGCTGCAATTGAACTATTACGAACGATTTGTTTTTAATAAAATCCTTACAGGTGGTTTTAGAATAGGAGTTTCCCAAAAATTAATGACTAGAGCATTAGCAAATGCCACTGGAATAGATAAAGACGTCCTTGCACATAAATTGATGGGCAGCTGGACTGGAGAAAACACCACTTTTCAAGAATTAGTTTATGAAGATAATGAGGTGGCTATGCGTGGTAAACCCTATCCTTTTTATCTGGCTTATGCTATAGAAGGAGAAGTTGATGAGCTAGGAGATATTTCTCAATGGAGTGCAGAGCATAAATGGGATGGAATAAGATCGCAAACCATCATACGTAGTGGCGAGTTATTTGTATGGTCTAGAGGAGAAGAACTTGTTACTGATAAATATCCAGAATTTCAAAAGTTTATAAGCACTATTCCAGATGGTACGGTGATCGATGGTGAAATCTTGCCATTCAAAGACGGATTAATTATGAACTTTAATGACCTTCAAACCAGAATAGGTCGTAAAACTGTTGGCAAAAAGCTATTAAAAGATGTTCCCGTTGTCATAGTCGCTTATGATTTGCTAGAATGGAAAGGAGAAGATTTAAGAGATCTGCCATTTGAAAAACGTAGAGCCATCTTAGATCAACTTGTGCTGGACTTAAATAAAAAGGAAGAAGGTTTACCTCAAGAAGAAAAAACGCCTTTGCTTCTATCAGAAACCATGAGTTTTAATTCTTGGGGCGACATGTCTCAGGAACGAGATCTAGCTAGAGAAAAACGGTCAGAAGGATTGATGATTAAACGTAAAGACAGTCCTTATCTGGTAGGTCGCAAAAAAGGTGACTGGTGGAAATGGAAAACAGATCCGTTTTCTGTAGATGCAGTACTCACCTATGCGATGAGAGGTCATGGAAGAAGAGCAAATCTATTTACTGATTATACATTTGGTTTATGGCAAGATGGCGAACTGGTAACTTTTGCAAAAGCCTATTCTGGACTCACAGATGCCGAATTTCGTAAAGTCGATGCATGGATTAAAAAAAATACTCTAGAACGTTTTGGACCAGTCCGGTCTGTAACGCCGCACCATGTTTTTGAAATTGCCTTTGAAGGAATTGCTCCTAGCAAACGTCACAAATCTGGAGTCGCTACACGTTTTCCACGTATTGTACGCTGGAGAAAAGACAAACCTATGGAAGAAGCAAATACACTTGATGACCTAAAAGCTTTAATACCATAA
- a CDS encoding ligase-associated DNA damage response exonuclease: protein MSDSLLQFTKKGIYCKPAGVYLDPWQPVSKALITHGHADHSRWGHKKYITHHDNVPIISHRLGDINVSGVRYNDSFSINNVKFSFHPAGHIPGSSQIRVEHKGEVWVFTGDYKTEDDGISKVYEPVKCNTFITECTFGLPAFKWRAQSEVMEDINLWCAQNHQEKKTSILFAYSLGKAQRIIKHLNTSQMKIYCHGAVFKMTEVLKDQIDFPPFHLITRETTKEEIAGNIVIAPPSAHGSAWMRKMVPYVTASASGWMTFRGARRRRAIDKGFVLSDHCDWDGLLESIDATGCENVITTHGYQEIFARFLREEKGLNAISEKTQYEGENLEEKESDETTKDNEEKTATTSESGPKSSVAL from the coding sequence ATGAGTGATTCACTACTTCAATTTACAAAGAAAGGTATTTACTGCAAACCAGCAGGAGTTTATCTAGATCCATGGCAACCTGTTTCTAAAGCACTAATAACACACGGTCATGCAGACCATTCTCGATGGGGTCATAAAAAATACATAACTCATCATGATAATGTACCTATTATCAGTCACCGGTTAGGAGATATAAATGTGAGCGGCGTTAGATACAACGACTCTTTTTCTATTAATAATGTAAAATTCTCATTTCATCCAGCAGGGCATATTCCTGGCTCTTCTCAAATACGTGTAGAGCACAAGGGAGAAGTTTGGGTATTTACTGGCGACTACAAGACCGAAGACGATGGTATTTCTAAAGTTTATGAACCTGTAAAATGCAATACGTTTATAACAGAATGTACTTTTGGCTTGCCTGCTTTCAAGTGGAGAGCTCAAAGTGAGGTGATGGAAGATATTAATTTATGGTGTGCCCAAAACCACCAAGAAAAAAAGACTTCTATTCTTTTTGCCTACTCACTAGGTAAAGCACAACGTATCATTAAACATCTGAACACCTCACAAATGAAGATTTATTGCCATGGCGCCGTCTTTAAAATGACAGAGGTCTTGAAAGATCAAATAGACTTCCCTCCTTTTCATCTCATCACTAGAGAAACTACCAAAGAAGAAATAGCTGGTAATATAGTCATTGCGCCACCTAGTGCGCATGGAAGTGCGTGGATGCGTAAAATGGTACCTTATGTAACGGCAAGTGCCAGTGGCTGGATGACTTTTAGAGGTGCCCGACGTAGAAGAGCTATTGATAAAGGTTTTGTTCTTTCAGATCATTGTGACTGGGATGGCCTCTTAGAAAGTATAGACGCTACAGGTTGTGAAAATGTCATCACAACACATGGTTATCAAGAGATTTTTGCTCGATTTTTAAGAGAAGAAAAAGGTCTTAATGCCATCAGTGAAAAAACCCAATACGAAGGTGAAAACCTTGAAGAAAAAGAGTCTGATGAAACGACAAAAGACAATGAGGAAAAAACAGCCACTACATCAGAGTCAGGTCCAAAGTCAAGTGTAGCGTTATGA
- a CDS encoding NAD-dependent epimerase/dehydratase family protein, whose amino-acid sequence MPTKILVIGACGQIGTELTMRLRQIYGGNHVIASDIRDGNEEIMASGPFETLDAMNKSQIEDICLHYEIDEVYLMAAMLSATGEKFPKKAWSLNMDSLMHVLDIAKEGKINKIFWPSSIAVFGPTTPKDDTPQHTIMEPTTVYGISKQTGERWCEYYHQKYGVDVRSIRYPGLISWKTLPGGGTTDYAVDIFHKAIEDNAYNCFLSEDTALPMMYMEDAVRATTEIMRAPAREIKQRSSYNLSGMSFTPKEITAEIQKHLPDFTISYEPDFRQKIADSWPSSIDDSHAREDWSWKNEYEIGNMVSEMLSHLK is encoded by the coding sequence ATGCCAACGAAGATATTAGTTATAGGCGCTTGTGGCCAGATAGGTACTGAGCTTACTATGAGATTGAGACAAATTTATGGAGGAAACCATGTAATTGCCAGCGATATACGTGATGGAAACGAGGAGATAATGGCTTCTGGACCTTTTGAAACGCTGGATGCGATGAATAAGAGTCAGATCGAAGATATTTGTTTGCATTATGAAATAGACGAAGTATATCTAATGGCAGCGATGCTAAGTGCGACGGGAGAGAAATTTCCTAAAAAAGCATGGAGTTTAAATATGGATTCTTTGATGCATGTATTAGATATTGCCAAAGAAGGTAAGATTAATAAGATATTCTGGCCATCTAGTATTGCGGTTTTTGGACCTACAACTCCTAAAGATGACACGCCTCAACACACGATTATGGAACCTACAACGGTTTACGGTATCAGTAAGCAAACAGGAGAACGATGGTGTGAATATTACCATCAAAAATATGGCGTAGACGTGAGGTCTATACGTTATCCTGGACTTATTTCATGGAAAACACTTCCAGGTGGTGGAACAACAGATTATGCAGTTGATATTTTTCATAAAGCGATAGAAGATAATGCCTATAACTGCTTTTTAAGTGAAGATACGGCCTTGCCTATGATGTATATGGAAGATGCTGTAAGAGCAACTACAGAGATCATGAGAGCTCCAGCAAGAGAAATCAAGCAAAGGTCTTCTTACAATCTTTCTGGAATGAGTTTTACACCTAAAGAAATTACTGCTGAAATACAGAAGCATTTACCTGATTTTACAATTAGTTACGAGCCAGATTTTAGACAGAAAATAGCCGATAGCTGGCCTAGTTCCATAGATGACAGTCATGCTCGTGAGGACTGGAGCTGGAAAAACGAATATGAAATAGGAAATATGGTTTCTGAGATGCTAAGTCATCTTAAATAA
- a CDS encoding TerB family tellurite resistance protein — MSFSSLFESGASARNKSHFATLVALAQVSGMQEEEEVVLKRFKSVLDISDSNYTEILKNPNAYPVAPPNSAEERIQWLHDLFKIVFADHRMDENEYKLLKKYATAIGYNEEDAAYLVERSIEIFNGHLNLDDYRYLLNKNR, encoded by the coding sequence ATGTCATTTTCAAGTTTATTTGAGTCTGGAGCTAGTGCCAGAAATAAAAGTCATTTTGCAACATTAGTAGCTCTTGCACAGGTTTCTGGAATGCAAGAAGAAGAAGAAGTGGTATTGAAAAGGTTTAAGTCTGTATTAGATATATCAGATTCAAATTATACCGAAATTCTTAAAAACCCAAATGCGTACCCAGTTGCTCCACCTAATTCAGCAGAAGAGCGTATCCAGTGGTTGCATGACCTTTTTAAAATTGTATTTGCAGATCATCGCATGGATGAAAATGAATACAAGTTATTGAAGAAGTATGCAACAGCAATAGGGTATAATGAAGAAGATGCAGCGTACTTAGTAGAACGTTCTATAGAAATTTTTAACGGGCACTTGAATCTGGACGATTACCGTTACCTACTCAATAAAAATAGATAG
- a CDS encoding ATP-binding response regulator — MSSNSKGEFIVPVQFISIDSNGTIKSSDQKLLNFQKGAPLKEAHPFFESIDSLFNSSSTHLKLDCVNMFDRTFDVEVITHKDNSGVIILRDRSEFYSRIQEVAQQRNQSLILNELLEIKNDLLQEKEAFKTKFIKNFSQELRSPLTLISAFSSLLLKGELDLEQTKLVEALKEQSDSIRKLLDDVIELSKLKKGNSKLVEEVFSFKDLLANIYLNFNAKVSLSKNTFEMDVASGVPDYLVGDQRRIGQVINNLIENALIFNNGNHIKFEVTENHKRAGKTSLRFQVHHKGIVPEGLGDKYELKDLEKMKPEGLNFSIVRELVELLDGTVKFNKIDKDYTQQIVNLKVAYPLHEVKLPPKKTSTVEQYKFTEKVKVLIADENTTTQFTALKVLVSTGNFNTEVYTDPRELLEAVENREFDLILMSSSISQIDSIELISIIKQFANEENKKIPILALTVHTSKESIAAYKAAGFKDVIKKPYTDDELLNTIYKRLRLKKFL, encoded by the coding sequence ATGAGTAGCAATTCAAAAGGTGAATTTATAGTTCCTGTTCAATTTATTTCAATTGATTCAAATGGCACTATTAAAAGTTCTGATCAAAAGTTATTGAACTTTCAAAAAGGCGCACCTCTTAAAGAGGCACATCCCTTTTTTGAATCCATTGATTCCTTATTCAATTCTAGCTCAACTCATCTTAAGTTAGACTGCGTGAATATGTTTGACCGTACATTTGATGTCGAAGTCATTACACATAAAGATAACTCTGGAGTAATTATTTTAAGAGATCGTTCTGAATTCTATAGTCGTATACAAGAAGTAGCTCAGCAGCGCAATCAGTCGCTGATTTTAAACGAGCTCTTGGAAATCAAAAACGACCTGTTGCAAGAAAAAGAGGCTTTTAAAACAAAGTTCATTAAAAACTTTTCTCAAGAATTGAGAAGCCCTCTTACTTTAATAAGTGCCTTTTCATCACTTTTATTAAAGGGCGAACTAGATTTAGAACAAACTAAACTAGTAGAAGCACTAAAAGAACAAAGTGATTCTATCAGAAAATTACTGGATGATGTTATAGAACTTTCAAAGCTGAAGAAGGGAAATTCAAAACTAGTAGAAGAAGTTTTTTCATTTAAAGATTTGTTAGCCAATATTTATTTGAATTTTAATGCTAAAGTTTCTCTTTCAAAAAATACTTTTGAAATGGACGTAGCCAGCGGCGTACCAGATTATTTGGTAGGTGATCAAAGAAGAATAGGACAAGTAATCAATAACTTAATTGAAAACGCACTTATTTTTAATAATGGAAACCATATCAAATTTGAGGTGACAGAAAATCATAAAAGAGCTGGTAAAACTAGTTTGAGATTTCAAGTTCATCATAAAGGTATTGTCCCAGAAGGCTTAGGAGATAAATACGAATTAAAAGATCTAGAAAAGATGAAACCAGAAGGGCTCAACTTTTCTATAGTAAGAGAATTAGTTGAGTTATTAGACGGTACAGTTAAATTCAATAAAATTGACAAAGATTACACACAACAAATAGTGAATCTTAAGGTTGCCTATCCATTACATGAAGTAAAGCTTCCTCCTAAAAAAACCTCTACTGTAGAGCAATATAAATTTACTGAAAAAGTAAAGGTGTTAATAGCAGATGAGAACACTACTACTCAATTTACCGCTCTCAAGGTATTAGTAAGCACTGGTAATTTTAATACAGAAGTTTATACAGATCCAAGAGAGTTATTAGAAGCTGTAGAGAATCGTGAATTCGATCTTATTCTCATGTCATCTAGTATTTCACAAATTGACTCCATAGAGTTGATAAGTATTATCAAGCAATTTGCTAATGAGGAAAATAAAAAGATTCCTATCCTAGCTCTCACAGTTCATACGAGTAAAGAAAGCATAGCTGCTTATAAAGCTGCAGGGTTTAAAGACGTCATAAAAAAGCCTTATACAGATGATGAGTTGTTAAACACTATCTATAAAAGGCTTAGACTTAAAAAGTTTTTATAA
- a CDS encoding Rab family GTPase: MSSKKIVIVGSFGVGKTSLIRRFVDDTFAEDYKVTIGVHILKKTVELPEHTVNLIIWDTEGTDEIEEIRKSYLIGTHGFIYVSDVTRPRTYENIGAHKDYLIKNFGNIPILTVGNKSDLLIKGSIAQKKEELDFLDMLVSAKEGNNIQRLFEKMAKILIS; this comes from the coding sequence ATGTCCTCTAAAAAAATAGTTATTGTTGGAAGCTTTGGAGTTGGTAAAACCTCTCTTATTCGTCGTTTTGTAGACGATACTTTTGCAGAAGACTACAAAGTAACCATAGGTGTACACATCTTAAAGAAAACAGTTGAGCTTCCTGAGCATACTGTTAACCTTATCATTTGGGATACAGAAGGTACAGACGAAATTGAAGAGATCAGAAAATCCTATTTAATCGGGACACATGGGTTTATTTATGTGAGTGACGTGACGCGCCCTAGAACTTATGAAAATATAGGCGCACACAAAGATTACCTGATTAAAAACTTTGGTAACATCCCAATTCTTACCGTAGGAAATAAAAGTGATTTATTGATTAAAGGATCGATTGCACAAAAGAAAGAAGAGTTGGATTTTTTAGATATGTTAGTTAGTGCAAAAGAAGGTAATAACATTCAACGCTTATTTGAAAAAATGGCTAAAATTCTTATTTCATAA